The proteins below come from a single Chitinophaga pinensis DSM 2588 genomic window:
- a CDS encoding FAD-dependent oxidoreductase, which produces MESKRKAIIIGAGPAGLTAAYEMLQRTDIIPVILEKSGDIGGISKTINFKGNRMDIGGHRFFSKSDRVMQWWLNILPLEEGNDTHKISYQNKTREINRKDFPGIKSDDPDKVMLVRNRLSRIYFLRRFFTYPITLSVDTLRKLGVGRTIAILISYLWAQLFPKKPEKSLADFMINRFGKTLYNLFFKDYTEKVWGVPCNEIPAEWGAQRIKGVSIHKAIEHAIQELSKKKTKNQGDVAQKGTETSLIEKFFYPKLGPGQLWEEVARQVQEMGGIIHMHCDVKNIYTEDNKVTVVTAVNRQTGEEMRLTGEYFFSTMPVKELIGGIVGDVPVPVRDIASKLQYRDFITVGILLRRLSFLDKHTGEWKPLKLEDTWIYIQEKDVKVGRLQLFNNWSPYMVKDPDTAWVGMEFFCNETDDFWKLPDTEIAALAIRELEKIGLASTDNVLDSTVLRVEKTYPAYFGAYEQFDKVRAYTDKLENIFLVGRNGMHKYNNADHSMLTAMVAVDNIIAGVTAKDNIWAINTEQEYHEEKSGEEVPVATAPKKVPSFKEFIWEQPWNKALIWLAGLAIILQFLIFKHFYPSAGFIDGDSYVYLESAYGNFSINTYPIGYSKFLRFFSTFTIWDTALVGFQYLLLQSSALMLVLTLAYFYKPGKVIFGLLLAGMLFNPVFFFIANYVSSDALFLSLSLIWFTLLLWILHRPNKGLIIWHAVIILLAFTVRYNALFYPIVAAIAFLISRQPWRMKVVGMLSSMVLIAGFVWHTSNQYDRLTGIRQFSPFSGWQMANNALYAYRFVQDEPPPPMPAKFKQLDKMVRTYFDTTRNIFMHQQEMMIANTWYMWDPKSPLQQYMYQKFKKDSTAHILKKWASVGPLFSEYGAYLIKQYPVTFTQYYLVPNTMKYYAPPVEFLDTYNMGKDSIAPIGQQWFGFESRKLKTHFKDLKVTILNFYPILVGMMNVVFIFSLFGFVLLKGFKYNKSLSVGLLLAFGLWIINFGFSVFASQIALRFQMLPILIFFSFGLLLIDYIWKAANNKIS; this is translated from the coding sequence ATGGAGTCAAAAAGAAAAGCCATTATCATTGGAGCAGGTCCTGCTGGATTGACTGCTGCTTATGAGATGTTACAGCGTACTGATATTATCCCTGTTATATTAGAGAAAAGCGGAGATATAGGTGGTATCTCAAAGACAATTAACTTTAAAGGCAACCGTATGGATATCGGCGGCCACCGTTTTTTCTCTAAATCAGACAGAGTGATGCAATGGTGGTTGAATATACTGCCATTGGAAGAAGGGAATGATACACATAAGATCTCATATCAGAATAAAACGAGAGAAATAAATAGAAAAGACTTCCCTGGCATTAAGAGCGATGATCCTGATAAAGTGATGCTGGTGCGCAACCGGCTTTCCAGGATTTACTTTTTGCGGAGGTTCTTTACCTATCCTATTACATTATCCGTAGACACTTTGAGGAAGCTAGGTGTTGGCCGGACGATCGCCATTCTCATATCCTATTTATGGGCGCAGTTATTCCCTAAGAAGCCAGAGAAGAGTCTGGCTGATTTCATGATTAATCGCTTTGGAAAGACTTTATATAATCTCTTTTTTAAAGACTATACGGAGAAAGTATGGGGAGTACCATGTAATGAGATCCCTGCAGAATGGGGGGCACAGCGTATCAAAGGGGTAAGCATCCATAAGGCTATTGAACACGCAATACAGGAATTATCAAAAAAGAAGACAAAGAATCAGGGGGATGTCGCACAGAAAGGAACAGAAACGAGTCTGATAGAAAAATTCTTCTATCCTAAGCTAGGACCAGGACAGCTGTGGGAGGAGGTAGCGAGACAGGTACAGGAAATGGGCGGTATTATCCACATGCATTGTGATGTAAAGAATATTTATACAGAAGATAATAAGGTGACAGTGGTAACGGCTGTAAACAGGCAGACTGGTGAAGAAATGAGATTGACAGGTGAATACTTCTTCAGTACAATGCCTGTTAAGGAGTTAATAGGCGGCATAGTAGGTGACGTACCGGTTCCCGTGAGAGATATTGCATCTAAACTCCAATATAGGGATTTCATTACGGTGGGTATTTTGTTAAGGAGATTATCTTTCCTAGATAAGCACACCGGTGAATGGAAGCCTTTGAAATTAGAAGATACCTGGATATACATCCAGGAGAAAGACGTGAAAGTAGGCCGTCTACAACTATTTAACAATTGGAGCCCATATATGGTTAAGGACCCTGACACCGCCTGGGTAGGAATGGAGTTCTTCTGTAATGAAACAGACGACTTTTGGAAACTACCAGATACTGAAATCGCCGCTCTGGCAATCCGGGAGTTAGAGAAAATAGGTTTGGCCTCCACAGACAATGTATTAGATAGTACTGTTCTGAGAGTGGAAAAGACTTATCCTGCATATTTCGGTGCCTACGAGCAATTTGATAAAGTAAGAGCTTATACAGATAAGCTGGAGAATATATTCCTGGTAGGACGCAATGGTATGCATAAATATAATAACGCAGACCATTCCATGCTTACTGCTATGGTCGCTGTGGATAATATCATTGCTGGTGTCACAGCCAAAGACAATATCTGGGCAATCAATACCGAACAAGAGTATCACGAAGAGAAATCCGGTGAAGAGGTGCCTGTTGCTACCGCCCCTAAAAAAGTCCCTTCGTTTAAGGAGTTTATATGGGAGCAACCCTGGAATAAGGCATTGATCTGGTTGGCAGGACTAGCAATCATTCTTCAATTCCTGATATTTAAACATTTCTATCCATCTGCAGGGTTTATTGATGGTGATTCTTATGTTTACCTGGAATCTGCATACGGCAATTTTAGCATCAATACCTATCCAATTGGCTATTCGAAATTTTTAAGATTCTTCAGCACTTTTACTATTTGGGATACAGCATTAGTGGGCTTCCAATACCTGCTGCTACAATCCAGTGCGCTAATGCTGGTATTAACACTGGCTTATTTCTACAAACCTGGGAAAGTGATATTTGGCTTGTTATTAGCAGGAATGCTTTTTAATCCCGTATTTTTTTTCATCGCTAACTATGTATCCAGTGATGCGCTGTTTCTGAGTCTAAGTCTGATCTGGTTTACATTGTTGTTATGGATATTACATCGACCTAATAAAGGGTTGATCATCTGGCACGCTGTAATTATCCTGTTGGCCTTTACTGTGAGATATAACGCGCTGTTTTACCCAATAGTGGCAGCTATTGCATTTCTAATTAGCCGACAGCCATGGAGAATGAAGGTAGTCGGCATGTTGTCAAGCATGGTCCTGATAGCAGGATTTGTCTGGCATACCAGCAATCAATATGACCGGCTTACTGGTATTCGTCAATTCTCTCCTTTTAGCGGCTGGCAGATGGCCAATAATGCCTTGTATGCTTATCGCTTTGTACAAGACGAACCTCCACCGCCCATGCCTGCGAAGTTTAAACAACTCGACAAGATGGTGCGAACTTACTTTGATACAACCCGCAACATCTTCATGCATCAACAAGAAATGATGATTGCAAATACCTGGTATATGTGGGATCCTAAGTCTCCGCTGCAGCAATATATGTATCAAAAGTTCAAGAAAGATTCCACAGCGCATATATTGAAGAAATGGGCGTCCGTAGGACCACTGTTCTCTGAATATGGTGCTTACCTGATAAAACAGTATCCAGTTACGTTTACCCAATACTACCTGGTTCCTAATACCATGAAGTACTATGCGCCACCGGTCGAGTTCCTGGATACCTATAATATGGGTAAAGACAGTATTGCGCCTATTGGCCAACAGTGGTTTGGATTTGAATCCCGCAAGTTAAAAACTCATTTCAAGGATCTGAAAGTCACCATTCTCAACTTCTATCCTATTCTTGTAGGAATGATGAACGTTGTTTTCATATTCAGCTTGTTTGGTTTTGTATTGCTGAAAGGATTCAAATACAATAAATCCTTGTCAGTCGGCTTACTGTTGGCCTTCGGTTTATGGATCATCAATTTTGGATTTAGCGTATTCGCATCCCAGATCGCCTTGCGATTCCAGATGCTGCCGATATTAATATTTTTCTCTTTCGGACTGTTACTGATAGATTATATCTGGAAAGCAGCCAATAATAAAATATCATAA
- a CDS encoding transposase has product MGLSINLFEFSLKIFKIIYTTNLIENVNRGIRKYTEARSILPGEQAVEKWSISV; this is encoded by the coding sequence TTGGGATTATCTATCAACCTTTTTGAGTTTTCCCTGAAAATTTTTAAGATTATTTATACGACTAATCTGATTGAAAATGTAAACCGGGGAATCCGAAAATATACCGAAGCCAGAAGCATATTACCGGGTGAACAGGCTGTCGAAAAGTGGTCTATCTCAGTCTGA
- a CDS encoding transposase — protein sequence MCISGKTQVCIVHQLRNSLKFVVWKDKKRSTIALCEIYSAPDGDIALATLQHLMITGVPNIPTSSNSGIAIGIIYQPF from the coding sequence CTGTGTATCTCCGGAAAAACTCAGGTCTGCATAGTTCATCAACTAAGGAACTCACTAAAATTTGTGGTCTGGAAAGACAAGAAGCGGTCCACTATTGCTTTATGCGAGATCTATAGTGCTCCAGACGGTGATATAGCACTGGCAACCCTACAGCACTTGATGATAACTGGGGTGCCAAATATTCCTACATCGTCAAATTCTGGCATAGCAATTGGGATTATCTATCAACCTTTTTGA
- the istA gene encoding IS21 family transposase: MTQTPIAMEQLRQLLQLHNDGVGIREMARRIGISRNSVRKYLCLLSDDSTQQQHPDNKALAEKAYTNDNTVHDMHRLEQLVVHLKYAQGELGKVGVTRQLLWREYLQQHPDGYAYSHYCHHLNQYLKKLDVTMHMEYSIADMIMIDFAGKKLHYIDLATGELIEWEVFIAILPFSGLIFCEAVHSQQTADFVHCINAMLLFYGGAPNTILCDNLRTAVKQPNRYEPLFTDICTQLSEHYATTFSATRPYSPRDKAMVEKAVNIIYNNVYGPLRKREFTNLKALNAAVHEQLLLLNNKPYKSTPYSRWHYFEQQEQSSLKPLPPQPFSAKKVVQLTVQRNYHVQLSEDHRYYSVPYVHVGKKVKVLYDQRTVEVYLDHQRIALHRRDGHNKAYTTLAEHMPPHHQRMQLIKGWNREDLLQQAARIGTSTHQAAGLMLENSIYIEQNYKACFGMLMLQKKYGSDRLEAACNRALTGTRVNYTLIKNILERGMDKSAPASEASSIPLHDNIRGKDHYQ, from the coding sequence ATGACACAAACGCCCATTGCAATGGAACAATTAAGACAGCTTTTACAACTTCACAATGATGGAGTTGGAATACGGGAGATGGCACGCCGCATAGGTATTAGCCGCAATAGCGTGCGTAAATATCTGTGTCTACTCTCTGATGATTCTACTCAGCAACAGCATCCGGATAATAAAGCTCTTGCTGAAAAGGCGTATACCAATGACAATACCGTTCACGATATGCATCGACTTGAACAACTGGTTGTCCATTTGAAATACGCGCAGGGAGAATTAGGCAAAGTTGGAGTCACCCGTCAACTGCTTTGGCGGGAATACTTACAGCAGCATCCTGATGGATACGCTTACAGCCATTATTGTCATCACCTTAACCAGTATCTTAAGAAACTGGATGTGACAATGCATATGGAATATTCCATTGCTGATATGATCATGATCGACTTTGCAGGTAAAAAGCTCCATTATATTGATCTTGCTACCGGAGAACTGATCGAATGGGAAGTATTTATCGCAATTCTACCTTTTAGCGGGCTTATCTTCTGCGAGGCAGTACATAGTCAGCAAACAGCCGACTTTGTTCATTGCATCAACGCTATGCTATTATTCTATGGAGGAGCTCCTAATACGATTCTCTGTGATAACCTAAGAACCGCTGTAAAGCAGCCAAATCGCTATGAACCATTGTTTACTGATATCTGTACACAACTCAGTGAGCATTATGCCACTACCTTTAGTGCGACCAGACCATACAGCCCACGTGATAAAGCGATGGTCGAGAAAGCTGTAAATATCATATATAACAACGTATATGGCCCACTTAGGAAACGGGAGTTTACCAATCTTAAGGCACTTAATGCGGCTGTGCACGAGCAACTGCTGCTACTCAATAATAAACCTTACAAAAGCACCCCATACAGTCGCTGGCATTATTTTGAACAGCAGGAACAATCCTCTCTGAAGCCACTACCGCCACAACCATTTAGTGCCAAAAAAGTGGTGCAACTCACTGTTCAGCGTAACTATCACGTTCAGCTCTCAGAAGACCACAGATACTATAGTGTTCCCTATGTCCATGTCGGTAAAAAGGTTAAAGTACTTTATGATCAACGGACGGTGGAAGTCTATCTGGATCACCAACGCATTGCACTACATCGAAGAGACGGTCACAATAAAGCATATACAACGCTAGCCGAACATATGCCGCCTCATCACCAGCGTATGCAACTGATCAAAGGATGGAACCGCGAGGATCTGTTGCAACAGGCAGCTCGTATTGGAACATCGACCCATCAGGCAGCAGGGCTAATGCTTGAAAACAGTATCTATATCGAGCAGAATTACAAAGCCTGTTTCGGAATGTTGATGCTGCAGAAGAAATATGGTTCAGACAGGTTAGAGGCAGCCTGCAATAGAGCATTGACTGGCACTCGCGTAAACTATACGCTCATTAAAAACATCCTTGAGAGAGGAATGGATAAATCGGCTCCTGCTTCAGAAGCATCATCTATACCTCTACATGATAATATAAGAGGTAAAGACCACTATCAATAA
- the istB gene encoding IS21-like element helper ATPase IstB, which produces MNTTQTLQQMQSLRLQGMFQAYQTQLDLPMNQQLEGHDLIAHLVQSEEQNRINEKTAYYLKLAKLRLPATIEQIDCSPRRNLSKQQLALLSEGRYLQHGENVLITGATGCGKSHLACALGHQACLQGYKTTYLNMNRLIEKVTLSKLDGSYIKLLNHLERQTLIVLDDFGLTPMTQEIRLTLLQLLEDRYGKKSIIVTSQLPVSKWHEYINDPTLADAILDRMTANAHRIELKGDSMRRKKASENQ; this is translated from the coding sequence ATGAACACGACACAAACACTTCAACAAATGCAATCACTTCGCCTACAGGGCATGTTCCAGGCGTATCAAACTCAATTAGACCTACCCATGAATCAACAACTTGAAGGTCATGACCTGATTGCCCATCTGGTACAATCAGAAGAGCAAAATCGTATTAATGAGAAGACCGCATATTATCTGAAGCTGGCCAAGCTGCGTCTGCCTGCAACCATTGAACAAATAGATTGTAGTCCCAGACGCAATTTAAGCAAACAGCAGCTCGCACTACTAAGCGAAGGCCGCTATTTACAGCACGGAGAGAATGTACTGATTACAGGCGCAACTGGTTGCGGAAAAAGCCATCTGGCCTGTGCCTTAGGGCATCAGGCATGCCTTCAGGGTTATAAAACAACTTACTTGAACATGAACCGCCTTATTGAGAAGGTTACCTTATCTAAACTTGACGGTTCCTACATTAAACTGCTTAATCACCTGGAACGACAAACCTTAATCGTGCTGGACGACTTTGGCTTAACGCCAATGACACAGGAAATCCGGCTTACTTTGCTGCAACTGCTTGAAGATCGTTATGGTAAGAAAAGTATCATCGTCACATCACAACTACCAGTCTCTAAATGGCATGAGTACATTAATGATCCAACGTTAGCTGATGCTATCCTTGACAGAATGACAGCAAATGCACATCGTATTGAACTAAAGGGAGACTCTATGAGGAGAAAAAAGGCATCTGAGAATCAGTAA
- the tnpA gene encoding IS66 family insertion sequence element accessory protein TnpA encodes MPYMQSSNNSTIRSFTISEKKSIAMQWSQSNVKMQVFCDNHGITLSMLKNWRKQFSAPAKVPRWKHFIQVKPAKAVVPDVTLPFAEIIYLSGTRIIFHSAVNTDVIKGLLNTK; translated from the coding sequence ATGCCCTATATGCAATCATCCAATAATTCCACGATACGTTCGTTTACAATATCAGAGAAGAAGAGTATCGCAATGCAATGGAGCCAGTCGAATGTAAAAATGCAAGTGTTTTGTGATAATCATGGAATCACGCTGTCTATGTTAAAGAACTGGAGGAAGCAGTTTTCTGCTCCTGCAAAGGTTCCCCGCTGGAAGCATTTTATTCAGGTCAAACCTGCGAAGGCGGTTGTCCCAGATGTGACACTCCCATTTGCTGAGATTATATATTTATCAGGCACCAGGATCATTTTTCATTCAGCTGTCAACACAGACGTGATAAAGGGGCTGTTAAACACTAAGTAA
- a CDS encoding transposase domain-containing protein — protein sequence MLYSLNATCKLHNINPSLWLKHVLTVINDHPINRIKELLPHIWITKQK from the coding sequence ATGCTTTACAGCCTGAACGCGACCTGTAAGCTGCACAATATTAATCCCAGCCTTTGGCTGAAACATGTTTTAACAGTCATCAACGACCATCCCATTAATAGAATCAAAGAACTTCTTCCGCATATCTGGATCACAAAGCAAAAGTAA
- the tnpA gene encoding IS66 family insertion sequence element accessory protein TnpA, whose translation MYHNQEKKQRYVCLSLKKKRLLSEWQQSNLKMKVFCEQKQISVNALKNWIKQFDIGRKRKVCLRATASM comes from the coding sequence ATTTATCACAACCAAGAGAAGAAGCAGCGGTATGTATGTCTGTCACTGAAAAAGAAGCGGTTACTTTCAGAATGGCAGCAAAGTAACCTGAAGATGAAGGTATTCTGTGAACAAAAACAAATATCAGTAAATGCGTTGAAGAACTGGATAAAGCAGTTCGATATTGGACGTAAGAGAAAAGTATGCCTACGAGCAACTGCATCTATGTAA